In one Amia ocellicauda isolate fAmiCal2 chromosome 2, fAmiCal2.hap1, whole genome shotgun sequence genomic region, the following are encoded:
- the LOC136768376 gene encoding chemokine XC receptor 1 has product MESLSTTPDYHTHAPDYYDDDYIDDLCHNEGIISVGAVVTTVFFTVVIVLSLLGNLLVLGILIKYENLRSVTNTFILNLALSDLIFTFGLPFWAHYHTAGWTFDTSLCKVISFIFQVGFYSGIIFLTMMTIHRYIAVVHPLYDLGSRKWCYGMSASVIIWIVSFLAALPGYMYHEVQLHDKNMHCEYNDMKWKHIGVYQQNAFFLVALCVIVFCYFQILKTLLRSRTHTRYRTVRLIFIIVVVFFLGWAPYNIVLVLYTLKEHQVHPFTQCEFSNGIDYAFYISRLIAFSHCCLNPVFYAFVGMKFRNHLKKLLRKFWLCQTSEEQQTATIRVVFHSHGEEQSMY; this is encoded by the coding sequence ATGGAAAGCCTTAGCACAACACCAGATTATCATACACATGCACCAGACTACTATGATGATGACTACATTGATGATTTGTGCCACAATGAAGGTATCATCAGTGTTGGGGCTGTTGTGACAACGGTTTTTTTCACCGTAGTGATTGTTTTGAGTCTTCTAGGAAATCTTCTGGTCCTGGGGATCCTGATCAAATATGAAAATCTCAGATCTGTCACAAATACATTCATTCTAAACCTCGCTCTGTCAGATTTGATATTCACTTTTGGATTGCCTTTTTGGGCCCATTACCATACAGCAGGTTGGACGTTTGATACATCTCTGTGCAAAGTCATCAGCTTTATTTTCCAAGTTGGCTTTTACAGTGGTATTATATTCCTAACAATGATGACCATCCATCGTTATATAGCAGTAGTTCATCCATTATATGATCTTGGCTCCAGAAAGTGGTGCTATGGCATGAGTGCTTCTGTGATCATTTGGATTGTGAGTTTCTTAGCAGCACTCCCTGGATATATGTACCATGAAGTCCAATTACATGATAAAAATATGCACTGTGAGTATAATGACATGAAATGGAAACACATTGGAGTGTATCAGCAAAATGCCTTCTTCTTAGTTGCCTTATGTGTGATTGTATTCTGTTATTTTCAAATACTCAAGACATTACTTCGGTCCAGGACACACACAAGGTACAGAACAGTCAGGCTCATATTCATCATCGTTGTGGTGTTTTTTCTGGGATGGGCCCCCTACAACATTGTCCTGGTCTTATATACTTTAAAAGAGCATCAAGTTCATCCTTTTACGCAGTGTGAATTCAGCAATGGCATTGATTATGCATTTTACATTTCCCGCCTGATTGCTTTCTCTCACTGCTGTCTCAACCCTGTTTTTTATGCATTCGTTGGCATGAAGTTCAGAAACCATCTGAAGAAATTGTTGAGAAAATTCTGGTTGTGCCAAACAAGTGAAGAACAACAAACGGCAACCATCCGTGTTGTCTTTCACTCCCATGGTGAAGAACAGTCAATGTATTGA